Below is a genomic region from Altererythrobacter sp. Root672.
GGCCGAAGTCGGTCTGAACAATGCTCGACTCTATGACAACGTGCCGCCGTTCCTTGACGACAAGGATTCCGGCTTCGCGTGGCAGGTCATCGCGGGTGTACGTCAGGCGATCAGCGACAGTGTCGATGTGACCCTGAAGTATCGTTACTTCAACGCCGGTGGTGTTGATCTCGACGATGGCACCCGTCTGGGTGAGACTTCGTTCAGCTCGCACAGCTTGCTTGGTGGCGTGGTGTTCAACTTCGGTGGTGCGGCTCCGCCGCCGCCGCCTCCCCCGCCGCCTCCGCCGCCTCCGCCTCCGCCGCCTCCTCCGCCGCCTCCGCCGCCGCAGACCAAGACCTGCCCGAACGGTCAGGTGGTCCCGGTTACGGCAGCGTGCCCGGCTCCGCCGCCTCCGCCGGTGGCTCCGGTGGGCGAACGCGGCTAACGCCAGGTTCGGACCTGAAAGAAGGGTGGCACGCAACAGCGTGCCACCCTTTTTTTTTGTGCGCTTGAGCCGTCTGTCGGTGGTTCTTGAGATCCTCCCCGAGCTTGCTCGGGGAGGGGGACCATCCGCGCAGCGGATGGTGGAGGGGCTCTCGCGCTCTTCCGCTTGCGCCTCCGTCACGCGCTTTCAGCGCGCGCCACCTCCCCGAGACAAGCTCGGGGAGGATCTAACTTGCCGGGGCTGCTGCCGTCCCGGCTCAGCTTCGCTTGAACAACCCCAGGTCGATCGAATCCCCGACCGCCTTCAGCCCAGCGTCGCTGCCGTGCAGGTGGTCGCCCATGTGATAGCCGTCGCGCATCTGCCGCGGATCGGCAGGGTCGGCAAAGGCGGTATCAAGGCGCACAGTGCCGTCGAAGGTACCGCTGTTGAGGATCCAGTCGTTGATCTTCTGGCGCGCCGCCTCGCCTTCCTCCGACCAGTAGCTGGCCCCCTTGTACGGGCCGATCGGCGAACCGATCACCTTGATCCCCTTGGCATGGGCACGAGCGACGATCTGCTTGTAGCCGGCGATCATTTCCTCGACATTGAACTGCGGCTGGTCGAGGCCCGGCAGCTGCGGACCACCGGCGCGAACGCCGAAGCGGTTGCCGATGTCGTTCACCCCTTCGAACACGATGATGTATTTCACGTTCGGCAGGCTCAACACGTCCTCATCGAAGCGCGACAGGGCGCTTTCGCCCATGCCAGGGCTTAGGATCCGGTTGCCGCTGATCGCCTGGTTGGCGACGGCCCATTCCTTGCCCGCGTCCTGCAGGCGGTTGGCGAGGATGTCGGGCCAGCGGCGATTGGCACCTGGGGTCGAGCCGACGCCGTCGGTGATCGAATCCCCATAGGCCACGATCGTGCCCAGGGCGTCGGGCGAGTCCACTTCGATGCCTGACAGGAACGCGCGGAACTGCTTGCGGTCGACCGGTTCAAACGGTTTGCCAACGAAGTTGCCCGGCGGCGACACCGCCAGCTCGTCCGTACCGGTGAGGTGGCAAGTGCAAGGCCCGGTAGCCTTGGGCAGGTAGATCTCCACCTTCATCCGAGCGAGGTCGGGCACGTTGACCTCGACCGCATCGCTCACGAACGGCGCACCGCGCGGGATCACCGCCGATGCGTCGCCGCCAAAGGTCAGAGTGCGCGCCGTGCCGGGCACTTCCTTGCCCGCATCGTCGATCTGCACGATGCGCGCCGCGCCGATCTCCAGCGGGACCGTGCCGTAGCGGTTGGAAAACCTCACCCGCAGCTTCTTGCCGCCTTCGCTGAGCCGCAGGATCTGAGTCAGCGTGGCATTCTCGTAGGAAGCGGCCGCGAACGGCCCTTCGGTGCCCAGCGGCGCGTGCGGGGCGGCAGTCCAGCTCGCCACCCACTCGGCCTGAGCCGGCGTAGCGAGCAGCACCGCAGCGGCGCCAGCGAGCCAGTATGTTGCAGACTTCATTCTTGTCCCTCCCAAGACTTCTGTTGGAGCCTTCGCGTCAGCGGCGATAGACCCAGTAGTTCGGACCCATCCTGGCTTCCATTTCCGCCAGGCACTCCTTGTGAATCTCGCGCACCCTGGCCGGAGTCATGGCCTCGGCCGGATCGATCTCCTCGATCGTCAGCGTCGACTTGTCCTCGTAGAGGTGCTCGCCGGTCAAGAGCGCTTGGTCGTTGTAAGGCCAGATGAACGCCTGACGGCTGGAGACGAGGTAGAGCCCGTCATCCTTTTCGACCTTGTGGCCGATCTTCTTGAGCTCGGTGCCGGTCGACATCTGATGGAACCACATCTCGTCGGCGATGCCCCAGTCGGCGACCGCAATCTTGTCGCCCGAATTCCACAGCACGATGTCGCCAATGCTCGAATAGAAGTCGAACACGCCCTTGCGCCCTTCGACCTGGAACGGGCTGTCACCCCAGGTGATGTGGTACTTGGGATCGTCGGCCATCATGTCGGGCGCGGTGATCTCTTCGAACATCGCTGCGCCTTCGAGATGCACGTGGCGCCAGTAGTTGAGCAGGATCGCGCGGTGCAGCGGGCTTTCGGTCCGCTCGTAGAGTTCAAACGTCGAGTCCATGCAGTGATAGACTTCGGCTTCGTACTTGCTGGTCATGGCCTCTCCGCCGGTTATGTTTGGCGCGACTATAGTGCGCGTTTGCGGGAGAGCGAGAGCGATCAGTCGCGACCACGCAAACGGGCGGCGCGGCGCCGGCGCCAGCCGAGAATGCTCCAGCAACTGCCGAAGGCCACACAGCCGACGGCAACCGCGACGATGACGACAGTCAACGACCCGAAGAAGACCGCGCCGGCTATGCCGAGCACGATCTCGATCAGGATTTGCAGGACATCCCTCATCGGGCAGCGCTTCCGCCGCCGGCCTGTTCCAAGTTCTCTCCTCTGGGCAGTGTGGAACGCTTAGGGGGTAGCGGTAGATGTAGGCGTTGGTGTGGCCGTGGGAAGCGTTGCGGCCGGCATGGCGTCGAAATCGGCCGCGCTCCGCGTCGTCACCAGGTCGGTGCTGTCGCCGCGGGTCAGCACCACCAGGCCCTGGACGGGAATCTCCACGTAACGATCGGGATCGCTGTTCTCGACTTCGACCAGCAGCCGGTCGACCCGGCCATCGGGAGCGCGCAGGACGGTCACGATGTCGCCTCGTGCGGTCCCATCGGTGCCGAGCAGGTCGGCGTCGAGTATCTGCAACTCAGTCAGTCCCAACGCCGCCGTTTCGGGCCCTGCAGCGGTTGCCGCAGCTTCGGCGGCATCCTCGACCTTGTCTTCGGCGCGATCGGTGCTGGAATTGTTGCACGCCGCCAGGAGAGCGGTCGCGCCTGCAAGCAGGA
It encodes:
- a CDS encoding outer membrane protein: MRKIALGLATAAVALSTPALARENAVYAGVEFGGMITNDLKIDVDGLDDAIILDTDFGYDGDVIIGYDFGGFRLEGEAAYKKARIDELSSQVLLPGNGAIVTTTVPAGGGSASALSFMVNGMLDFGDDDGLSGFVGGGVGWAEVGLNNARLYDNVPPFLDDKDSGFAWQVIAGVRQAISDSVDVTLKYRYFNAGGVDLDDGTRLGETSFSSHSLLGGVVFNFGGAAPPPPPPPPPPPPPPPPPPPPPPPPQTKTCPNGQVVPVTAACPAPPPPPVAPVGERG
- a CDS encoding SGNH/GDSL hydrolase family protein, whose translation is MKSATYWLAGAAAVLLATPAQAEWVASWTAAPHAPLGTEGPFAAASYENATLTQILRLSEGGKKLRVRFSNRYGTVPLEIGAARIVQIDDAGKEVPGTARTLTFGGDASAVIPRGAPFVSDAVEVNVPDLARMKVEIYLPKATGPCTCHLTGTDELAVSPPGNFVGKPFEPVDRKQFRAFLSGIEVDSPDALGTIVAYGDSITDGVGSTPGANRRWPDILANRLQDAGKEWAVANQAISGNRILSPGMGESALSRFDEDVLSLPNVKYIIVFEGVNDIGNRFGVRAGGPQLPGLDQPQFNVEEMIAGYKQIVARAHAKGIKVIGSPIGPYKGASYWSEEGEAARQKINDWILNSGTFDGTVRLDTAFADPADPRQMRDGYHMGDHLHGSDAGLKAVGDSIDLGLFKRS